A genomic segment from Candidatus Viadribacter manganicus encodes:
- a CDS encoding TetR/AcrR family transcriptional regulator — protein MSIRKAGKVRVRRAPEDARANILAAAEALLVERGPLALKLADVATAASVANASVIHHFGSIDELHAALMERMVSQLVAEVLAIADQGGGREDQQEAVFHALFEVFERRGAARLAAWLELTGEWRRMTHIRDAVQSVVIRRASFGDVDPAQALDLVMISVTLAMGAGLFGHALAELVGKPPGHAREVAMDMLRVFHAEQVKA, from the coding sequence ATGTCAATAAGAAAAGCTGGTAAGGTTCGGGTGCGCCGCGCCCCCGAAGACGCGCGGGCGAATATCTTGGCGGCCGCCGAGGCATTGCTGGTGGAGCGGGGGCCGCTGGCGCTGAAGTTGGCGGATGTGGCGACTGCGGCCAGTGTCGCGAACGCTAGCGTCATCCATCATTTCGGCTCGATCGATGAGCTGCACGCGGCGCTGATGGAGCGGATGGTCAGCCAGTTGGTCGCCGAGGTGTTGGCGATCGCCGATCAGGGCGGTGGGCGCGAGGATCAGCAGGAGGCGGTTTTTCACGCGCTGTTCGAAGTGTTCGAACGGCGTGGCGCGGCGCGGCTAGCGGCGTGGCTCGAATTGACCGGCGAGTGGCGGCGCATGACGCACATACGCGATGCAGTGCAAAGCGTCGTGATCCGGCGTGCTTCGTTTGGCGATGTCGATCCGGCGCAAGCTCTAGACTTGGTCATGATCAGCGTAACGCTCGCGATGGGCGCCGGCCTGTTTGGCCATGCGCTTGCTGAGCTTGTTGGCAAGCCGCCGGGACACGCGCGTGAAGTGGCGATGGACATGCTGCGCGTATTTCATGCCGAGCAAGTGAAGGCCTAG